Proteins from one Geothermobacter ehrlichii genomic window:
- a CDS encoding ABC transporter ATP-binding protein — protein MSETAPLLEVRGVSLSFGGVHALTDVSFQVRKGEIFSIIGPNGAGKTSMLNCISGRYQPNQGSIVFKGKELIGLRPNDRCNLGIGRTFQNLALFNHMTVLDNIMVGRHHLLKNNFLTGSIYWLTGARREELRHRAEVEDIIDFLEIAHIRKSVAGTLSYGLRKRVELARAVALRPDLILLDEPMAGMNLEEKEDMARYIIDLNEEWGMTVVMIEHDMGVVMDISHRVMVLDFGKKIAEGLPDEVMADPRVRKAYLGEDDVEDGREARAGEVA, from the coding sequence ATGTCTGAAACAGCCCCACTTCTCGAGGTTCGAGGCGTTTCGCTCTCCTTCGGCGGCGTCCACGCCCTGACCGATGTCAGTTTCCAGGTCCGCAAGGGTGAGATCTTCTCCATCATCGGCCCCAACGGCGCCGGCAAGACCTCGATGCTCAACTGCATTTCCGGTCGCTATCAGCCCAACCAGGGCTCGATCGTCTTCAAGGGCAAGGAGCTGATCGGGCTGCGTCCCAACGACCGCTGCAACCTGGGCATCGGCCGAACCTTCCAGAATCTCGCCCTGTTCAATCACATGACGGTGCTCGACAACATCATGGTCGGCCGTCATCACCTGCTGAAGAACAATTTTCTCACCGGATCTATCTACTGGCTGACCGGCGCCCGCAGGGAGGAGCTGCGACACCGGGCCGAGGTCGAGGACATCATCGATTTTCTCGAGATCGCCCATATCCGCAAGTCGGTGGCCGGCACCCTCTCCTACGGGTTGCGCAAGCGGGTGGAGCTGGCCCGCGCCGTCGCTCTGCGTCCCGACCTGATTCTGCTCGACGAGCCGATGGCGGGAATGAACCTGGAAGAGAAGGAGGACATGGCCCGCTACATCATCGATCTCAACGAAGAGTGGGGGATGACGGTGGTGATGATCGAGCACGACATGGGCGTGGTGATGGATATCTCGCACCGGGTGATGGTGCTCGATTTCGGCAAGAAGATCGCCGAGGGTCTGCCCGACGAGGTGATGGCCGATCCGCGGGTGCGCAAGGCCTACCTGGGCGAGGACGATGTGGAAGACGGCCGGGAGGCCCGGGCCGGGGAGGTCGCCTGA
- a CDS encoding long-chain fatty acid--CoA ligase, whose product MKVEYADVKRYDTFPKLLAYNAANWPDEIALREKEFGIWNAFTWADYQKMVRRFALGMHKLGIGQGDAVGIIGDNRPEWVAGEIASHALRAMIFGIYQDSLNEEVAYLINYAGAKIIIAEDEEQVDKVLEITEQCPCVKHIVYCDPRGMRKYDDPRLLSHTELMRLGDELDAEQPGLYDELVAAGRAEDVAILCPTSGTTSNPKLAMLQCGPMLEHCFDYLQNDPKYPTDNYVSVLPLPWIMEQVYAVAQALISRQIVNFVEEPETMMSDLREIGPNFVLLAPRVWESIAADVKARMMDATPFKQRMFNLGMRLAEKAAREGKGQSKLAYWLLFRALKDRLGFSNLRSAATGGAALGPDTFKFFLAMGVPLRQLYGQTELGGAYTIHQADDVDFDTVGVPFSTAEVRIDNPDANGVGEVVARTRGMFLGYYKNEKATEETLEDGWMHTGDAGYFKKENGHLVVIDRISDLAETSTGSRFSPQFIENKLKFSPFIAEAVIQGDGRPYLAAIICIRYEIVAKWAEQRGIAFTNYINLSAQPQVYDLVRKEVEQVNATLPEAQRIRKFLLLYKQLDADDGELTRTRKVRRGVIREKYADIINAIYSDLETVHIDTMITFQDGTKSRVQTDVRVVDLGRDGDAGSVDGRLKSAV is encoded by the coding sequence ATGAAAGTCGAATACGCCGATGTCAAGCGCTACGATACCTTTCCCAAGCTGCTGGCCTACAATGCCGCCAACTGGCCGGACGAGATTGCCCTGCGCGAGAAGGAGTTCGGCATCTGGAACGCCTTCACCTGGGCCGACTACCAGAAGATGGTGCGGCGATTCGCCCTCGGCATGCACAAGCTCGGCATCGGCCAGGGCGACGCCGTCGGCATCATCGGCGACAACCGTCCCGAATGGGTGGCCGGGGAGATCGCCTCGCACGCGTTGCGGGCGATGATCTTCGGCATCTACCAGGATTCCCTCAACGAGGAGGTCGCCTACCTGATCAATTACGCCGGGGCGAAGATCATTATCGCCGAGGACGAGGAGCAGGTCGACAAGGTGCTGGAGATCACCGAGCAGTGCCCCTGCGTCAAGCACATCGTCTATTGCGATCCGCGCGGCATGCGCAAGTACGACGATCCGCGCCTGCTCAGTCACACCGAGCTGATGCGGCTGGGGGACGAGCTCGACGCCGAGCAGCCCGGACTCTACGATGAGCTGGTCGCCGCCGGCCGTGCGGAGGATGTCGCCATCCTCTGTCCGACCTCGGGCACTACCTCCAATCCGAAGCTGGCCATGCTGCAGTGCGGGCCGATGCTCGAGCACTGTTTCGACTACCTGCAGAACGACCCGAAATACCCGACCGACAACTACGTTTCGGTGCTGCCCCTGCCCTGGATCATGGAGCAGGTCTATGCCGTGGCGCAGGCGCTGATCAGCCGGCAGATCGTCAACTTCGTCGAGGAGCCGGAAACGATGATGTCCGACCTGCGCGAAATCGGGCCCAATTTCGTGCTGCTGGCGCCGCGTGTCTGGGAGAGCATCGCCGCCGACGTCAAGGCGCGGATGATGGACGCCACCCCCTTCAAGCAGCGCATGTTCAACCTCGGCATGCGGCTGGCGGAAAAGGCGGCCAGGGAGGGCAAGGGGCAGTCGAAGCTGGCCTACTGGCTGCTGTTCCGGGCGCTGAAGGACCGTCTCGGATTCAGCAACCTGCGCTCGGCCGCCACCGGCGGCGCCGCCCTCGGCCCCGACACCTTCAAGTTCTTCCTCGCCATGGGAGTGCCGTTGCGCCAGCTCTACGGTCAGACCGAACTCGGCGGCGCCTACACCATCCACCAGGCCGACGACGTCGATTTCGATACGGTCGGCGTTCCCTTCTCCACCGCCGAGGTCAGGATCGACAATCCCGACGCCAACGGGGTCGGCGAGGTGGTGGCCCGGACCCGCGGCATGTTCCTCGGTTACTACAAGAACGAAAAGGCGACCGAGGAGACCCTCGAAGACGGCTGGATGCACACCGGCGATGCCGGCTACTTCAAGAAGGAGAACGGCCACCTGGTGGTGATCGACCGCATCTCCGACCTGGCCGAAACCTCAACCGGCAGCCGCTTCTCGCCGCAGTTCATCGAGAACAAGCTGAAGTTCTCCCCCTTCATCGCCGAGGCGGTCATCCAGGGCGACGGGCGCCCCTACCTGGCGGCGATCATCTGCATCCGCTACGAAATCGTCGCCAAGTGGGCCGAGCAGCGCGGCATCGCCTTCACCAACTACATCAACCTGTCGGCCCAGCCCCAGGTCTACGATCTGGTGCGCAAGGAAGTCGAGCAGGTCAATGCCACCCTGCCGGAGGCGCAGCGCATCCGCAAGTTCCTGCTGCTCTACAAGCAGCTCGACGCTGACGACGGCGAGCTGACCCGGACCCGCAAGGTGCGCCGCGGGGTGATCCGCGAAAAATACGCCGACATCATCAATGCCATCTACTCCGACCTGGAGACCGTCCATATCGACACCATGATCACCTTCCAGGACGGCACCAAGTCACGGGTGCAGACCGACGTGCGGGTGGTCGACCTGGGGCGGGATGGCGATGCGGGCTCGGTGGACGGCAGGCTGAAGTCGGCAGTGTGA
- a CDS encoding branched-chain amino acid ABC transporter permease, which translates to MNFELLTQLIVNGLIVGTLYGVVAMCFVLIYKSTQVVNFAQGEFLLIGAWTCWALLVKFHLPFWIGFPVTLAFMVVFGILLQMVVLRPLIGEPIISVIMVTIGLSMFFQSLMGWIFGVYAKPFPQVFEIQSVSFLGLQIQTAYIMSLVISIIIMIGFYYFFKHSRLGLAMRATAFDQQVAQSLGISVKKVFAAAWAISALVSALAGVVVGMVNGVSSALSFFGIKVFPVVILGGLDSIVGSIVGGLIIGVLENLAEFVDSQWLHLGNMYTIAPFYALVVILMIKPYGLFGTKDIERI; encoded by the coding sequence ATGAACTTTGAACTTCTGACCCAGCTGATTGTCAACGGTCTGATCGTCGGCACCCTCTACGGGGTGGTGGCGATGTGCTTCGTACTGATCTACAAGTCGACCCAGGTGGTCAATTTCGCCCAGGGGGAGTTTCTGCTCATCGGTGCCTGGACCTGCTGGGCGTTGCTGGTCAAGTTCCACCTGCCGTTCTGGATCGGTTTTCCCGTTACCCTGGCCTTCATGGTGGTCTTCGGCATCCTGCTGCAGATGGTGGTGCTGCGGCCGCTCATCGGTGAGCCGATCATCTCGGTGATCATGGTCACCATCGGTCTGTCGATGTTCTTCCAGTCGCTGATGGGCTGGATCTTCGGGGTCTACGCCAAGCCGTTTCCGCAGGTGTTCGAGATCCAGTCGGTGAGTTTCCTCGGACTGCAGATCCAGACCGCCTACATCATGAGCCTGGTGATCTCGATCATCATCATGATCGGCTTCTACTACTTCTTCAAGCATTCCCGCCTCGGCCTGGCAATGCGTGCCACCGCCTTCGACCAGCAGGTGGCGCAGAGCCTCGGCATTTCGGTCAAGAAGGTCTTCGCCGCCGCCTGGGCCATCTCGGCCCTGGTCTCGGCCCTGGCCGGGGTGGTGGTCGGCATGGTCAACGGCGTCTCCTCGGCCCTCTCCTTCTTCGGCATCAAGGTCTTTCCGGTGGTCATTCTCGGAGGACTCGACTCGATCGTCGGCTCGATCGTCGGCGGCCTGATCATCGGCGTGCTGGAGAATCTGGCCGAGTTCGTCGACAGCCAGTGGCTGCACCTGGGCAACATGTACACCATCGCTCCCTTCTACGCCCTGGTGGTGATCCTGATGATCAAGCCCTACGGCCTTTTCGGAACCAAGGATATCGAGAGGATCTGA
- a CDS encoding branched-chain amino acid ABC transporter permease: MSSSAHARMNCGEFRTTYEQDTTIFPTPLSRRMVIAAVVFLCFAPFVLNAYFLNLGIQIGYYAVAALGLNIVVGFTGQISLGHAAFFGFGAFASAWLNNSTGIPVFFCIPLAGMMTMALGLLVGIPAGRIKGLYLAIATLASQFILEDFFARAEWFTGGVAGAMANPFSMFGYEFNTDQSYWYVVLVYLVVMFLMATNLLRTRDGRAFVAVRDHYLSAEIMGINLTKYRILSFGISSFYAGVGGALFGHYLGFVSAEGFNILLSIQFLGMIIIGGLGSVMGSLMGTVFMVLLPEVMEAGVSLAGGFFPGVTQALAYIKEMSIGLAIILFLIFEPDGLAHRWRMIKAYWKLYPFSY; this comes from the coding sequence ATGTCTTCTTCAGCTCATGCCCGGATGAACTGCGGTGAATTCCGCACCACCTACGAGCAGGACACGACCATCTTCCCGACTCCCCTGTCGCGGCGGATGGTGATCGCCGCCGTTGTCTTCCTCTGTTTCGCGCCGTTTGTGCTCAACGCCTATTTTCTCAACCTCGGCATCCAGATCGGCTACTATGCCGTCGCCGCGCTGGGGCTGAACATCGTCGTCGGCTTCACCGGGCAGATCTCCCTCGGTCACGCCGCTTTCTTCGGTTTCGGCGCCTTTGCTTCGGCCTGGCTCAACAACTCCACCGGCATTCCGGTCTTCTTCTGCATTCCCCTGGCGGGCATGATGACCATGGCTCTCGGCCTGCTCGTCGGCATTCCGGCCGGGCGCATCAAGGGACTCTACCTGGCCATAGCCACCCTCGCCTCGCAGTTCATTCTCGAGGACTTCTTCGCCCGCGCCGAGTGGTTCACCGGCGGCGTCGCCGGCGCCATGGCCAATCCCTTCTCCATGTTCGGCTACGAGTTCAACACCGACCAGAGCTACTGGTACGTGGTTCTCGTCTACCTGGTGGTGATGTTCCTCATGGCGACCAACCTGCTGCGCACCCGCGACGGCCGCGCCTTCGTCGCCGTGCGCGATCACTACCTTTCCGCCGAGATCATGGGGATCAACCTGACCAAGTATCGGATCCTCTCCTTCGGCATCTCCTCCTTCTACGCCGGCGTGGGCGGCGCCCTGTTCGGTCACTACCTCGGTTTCGTCTCTGCCGAGGGTTTCAACATCCTGCTGTCGATCCAGTTTCTCGGCATGATCATCATCGGTGGTCTGGGCTCGGTCATGGGCAGCCTGATGGGTACGGTGTTCATGGTGCTGCTCCCGGAAGTGATGGAGGCGGGAGTCTCCCTTGCCGGCGGCTTTTTCCCCGGAGTGACCCAGGCGCTGGCCTACATCAAGGAGATGTCGATCGGCCTGGCGATCATTCTCTTTCTCATCTTCGAGCCGGACGGACTCGCCCATCGCTGGCGGATGATCAAGGCCTACTGGAAGCTCTATCCATTTTCCTATTGA
- a CDS encoding ABC transporter substrate-binding protein codes for MRKSLILGSLLLASLAIVGVATAADTIPVGHLAAYTGPTSGVGIPYGNGIDDALAYINKHGGVNGKQIKFDTVDYSYNAPRAIATYKKWMSSLKPVAIQGWGTADTEALVKFIARDKIAYISASYSGHLTDPTGKSPKTKSPAPYNFFYGPSYSDACRGLVQWAAEDWKAKGKSGKPKFIHMGDNHPYPNAPKAACAEYAKELGFEVLPSIVYSLKPADAKAQCLSLKESGADYAYLANTSSSNISLLKSCGTVGVKTQFLTNIWGWDENSIKATGDAGDGIVWVVGAAAWGDDVPGMKTLKEISKMSDPSGTKRRMLHYVRGVCATFYMKEAMVKAEAMGGITGENIKKGFEQMKDFVPPGLEGVCTPSTWTAEDHRGTTLVNVYTSKYNGGDFKMTKLATVEVPRRPEWLGW; via the coding sequence ATGCGCAAATCGTTGATTCTCGGATCTCTGTTACTGGCTTCGCTGGCGATTGTCGGGGTCGCTACCGCCGCCGACACCATCCCTGTCGGCCACCTGGCCGCCTACACCGGACCGACCTCGGGGGTTGGCATCCCCTACGGCAACGGCATTGATGACGCCCTCGCCTACATCAACAAGCACGGCGGCGTCAACGGCAAGCAGATCAAGTTCGACACCGTCGACTATTCCTACAACGCGCCGCGGGCGATCGCCACTTACAAGAAGTGGATGTCGTCGCTGAAACCGGTCGCCATCCAGGGCTGGGGCACCGCCGACACCGAGGCGCTGGTCAAGTTCATCGCCCGCGACAAGATCGCCTACATCTCGGCATCCTACTCCGGACACCTGACCGACCCGACCGGCAAGTCGCCGAAGACAAAGTCCCCGGCGCCCTACAACTTCTTCTACGGTCCGTCCTATTCCGATGCCTGCCGAGGCCTGGTGCAGTGGGCGGCCGAAGACTGGAAGGCCAAGGGCAAGTCGGGCAAGCCGAAGTTCATCCACATGGGTGACAATCATCCCTATCCGAACGCACCCAAGGCTGCCTGTGCCGAGTACGCCAAGGAGCTCGGCTTCGAGGTGCTGCCCTCCATCGTCTATTCGCTGAAGCCGGCCGACGCCAAGGCCCAGTGCCTGTCGCTGAAGGAGTCGGGGGCCGACTACGCCTATCTGGCCAACACCTCGAGCTCGAACATCTCGCTGCTCAAGTCGTGCGGCACCGTCGGCGTCAAGACCCAGTTCCTGACCAACATCTGGGGCTGGGACGAAAACTCCATCAAGGCGACCGGCGATGCCGGTGACGGCATCGTCTGGGTGGTCGGCGCCGCCGCCTGGGGGGACGACGTGCCCGGCATGAAGACGCTGAAGGAGATCTCCAAGATGTCCGATCCCAGCGGCACCAAGCGGCGCATGCTGCACTATGTCCGCGGCGTCTGCGCCACCTTCTACATGAAGGAGGCGATGGTCAAGGCTGAAGCCATGGGCGGCATCACCGGCGAGAACATCAAGAAGGGCTTCGAGCAGATGAAGGACTTCGTGCCGCCGGGACTGGAAGGGGTCTGCACGCCGTCGACCTGGACGGCCGAGGACCATCGCGGCACCACCCTGGTCAACGTCTACACCAGCAAGTACAACGGCGGCGACTTCAAGATGACCAAGCTGGCCACCGTGGAAGTGCCGCGGCGGCCTGAATGGCTTGGCTGGTGA
- a CDS encoding ABC transporter ATP-binding protein — protein sequence MSEPAVKVTEKPEEKEILLSVNNIEVVYDEVILVLRGISLDVPKGELVTLLGPNGAGKSTTLKAISGLLKTEDGEVTRGTITYKGENIANSSPDDIVRKGIFQVMEGRRIVEDMTVIENLRLGAFTRRDREINDDIEKVFHYFPRLKERTGLAGYLSGGEQQMLAIGRAIMARPEMILLDEPSMGLSPLLVKEVFGIIRNINKEQGITMLLVEQNANMALHSASYGYVMESGKIVLDGTAEELLSNEDMKEFYLGGGSGERKSFKNIKSYKRRKRWM from the coding sequence ATGTCCGAACCGGCCGTCAAAGTGACAGAAAAACCTGAAGAGAAGGAAATTCTCCTTTCGGTCAACAATATCGAGGTGGTCTACGACGAGGTCATCCTGGTGCTGCGCGGCATCAGCCTCGACGTGCCGAAGGGCGAGCTGGTCACCCTGCTCGGGCCGAACGGCGCCGGCAAGTCGACCACCCTCAAGGCCATTTCCGGGCTGCTCAAGACCGAGGATGGCGAGGTGACGCGCGGCACCATCACCTACAAGGGCGAGAACATCGCCAACAGTTCCCCGGACGACATCGTGCGCAAGGGGATCTTCCAGGTCATGGAGGGGCGGCGCATCGTCGAGGACATGACCGTCATCGAGAACCTGCGCCTCGGCGCCTTTACCCGCAGGGACCGCGAAATCAACGACGACATCGAGAAGGTGTTCCATTACTTTCCGCGGCTGAAGGAGCGAACCGGCCTGGCCGGTTACCTCTCCGGCGGCGAGCAGCAGATGCTGGCCATCGGTCGCGCGATCATGGCCCGGCCCGAGATGATCCTGCTCGACGAACCCTCCATGGGCCTGTCGCCGCTGCTGGTCAAGGAGGTGTTCGGAATCATCCGCAACATCAACAAGGAGCAGGGGATCACCATGCTGCTGGTCGAGCAGAACGCCAACATGGCCCTGCACAGCGCCAGCTACGGCTATGTGATGGAATCGGGCAAGATCGTCCTCGACGGCACCGCCGAAGAACTGCTCAGCAACGAGGACATGAAGGAGTTCTATCTTGGCGGCGGAAGCGGCGAGCGCAAGTCGTTCAAGAACATCAAGTCGTACAAGCGACGGAAGAGGTGGATGTAA